In the Sporosarcina sp. ANT_H38 genome, one interval contains:
- a CDS encoding cytochrome d ubiquinol oxidase subunit II gives MTLEILGISVLWTFLLGYILIGAIDFGAGFFNAYSTLTGRQHILTNIIQRYLSPVWEVTNVFLVFFFVGIIGFFPKTAFYYGTTLLIPVSFGIILLAIRGSYYAFETYGARGHKGYSFMYGLAGILIPASLSIVLTISEGGFIDMVNGNPVLDYWKLFTSPLTWAIVVLSIAATLYISAVFLTWYAHKARDEGATNMIRKYALIWALPTIITAGGIIFELRNHNPEHYSNIQNFWPMFLLSFLMFIGTVWLIWQRRNYGLAFLLLVGQFTFAFFGYGASHYPYLLYPYLTIYDSFTNPAMAISLIVVFILGLGLLIPSLYLLMRLFLFDKDYVRGKGDYHA, from the coding sequence ATGACACTCGAAATACTTGGCATATCCGTTCTATGGACTTTCCTGTTGGGCTATATATTGATCGGTGCTATTGATTTTGGGGCAGGCTTTTTCAATGCCTACAGCACGCTCACTGGTCGTCAGCATATTTTGACGAACATTATCCAGCGCTATTTATCTCCCGTCTGGGAAGTGACCAACGTTTTCCTGGTGTTTTTCTTTGTAGGGATCATTGGTTTTTTTCCGAAAACAGCGTTTTATTATGGAACGACGTTATTAATCCCCGTTAGCTTCGGGATTATCTTACTGGCTATCCGGGGTTCTTATTATGCATTTGAAACGTATGGCGCACGTGGACACAAAGGGTATTCGTTTATGTATGGTCTTGCTGGAATACTTATTCCAGCATCACTGTCCATCGTGTTAACCATTTCTGAAGGCGGATTTATCGATATGGTGAACGGCAATCCCGTCCTCGATTATTGGAAGCTGTTCACCAGTCCGTTGACATGGGCGATCGTTGTGTTAAGCATCGCCGCAACGCTTTATATATCGGCGGTATTCCTAACCTGGTATGCGCATAAAGCGCGCGATGAGGGAGCTACGAATATGATTCGTAAATATGCGCTGATTTGGGCATTGCCGACGATTATCACGGCAGGGGGCATTATATTCGAACTGAGAAATCACAATCCGGAACATTACAGTAACATCCAGAATTTCTGGCCAATGTTTCTCCTATCGTTCCTTATGTTTATCGGAACGGTTTGGTTAATCTGGCAGCGCCGGAATTATGGACTCGCATTCCTATTGCTAGTGGGGCAGTTCACATTTGCCTTCTTCGGCTACGGTGCGTCCCATTATCCATACTTGTTGTACCCGTATTTGACGATTTACGACAGCTTCACAAATCCGGCTATGGCCATCTCGCTCATTGTGGTATTCATCCTGGGACTTGGGCTGCTAATTCCGTCATTGTACTTGCTCATGCGTCTATTCCTATTCGATAAAGATTACGTCCGCGGAAAAGGCGACTACCACGCATAA
- a CDS encoding sporulation protein: protein MSFFNKVLGSFGIGGAKVDTKLERSEYTAGENMNGQVEVYGGKVDQQVDSIYLTVYTTYIRESDDKKYTDVASLIRHKINEPFTIGAGETKSIPFSMVLPVETPITFGNTRVWVGTGLDIKNAVDAEDKDYIDVRPTKIAARILGEMEQLGFKLRKAECEQASRKMRSRHPFVQEFEFIPTSGVFRGRLDELDVVFLSQSEQSADLLLEVDRKARGFGGFLAEALEMDESQIRLSVTTQDLPNLAEKLKQVISNYI from the coding sequence ATGTCGTTTTTCAATAAAGTACTCGGAAGTTTTGGTATAGGTGGAGCCAAAGTAGATACGAAGCTGGAAAGGTCGGAGTATACTGCTGGTGAAAATATGAATGGTCAAGTTGAAGTATACGGGGGTAAAGTGGATCAGCAAGTTGACTCGATTTATTTAACTGTGTATACGACCTACATTCGTGAGTCAGACGATAAAAAATATACAGATGTCGCTTCATTGATAAGACATAAGATCAATGAGCCATTTACAATTGGAGCTGGCGAAACGAAATCGATCCCATTTTCTATGGTGCTACCAGTTGAAACTCCTATAACTTTCGGAAATACAAGGGTGTGGGTTGGTACGGGATTGGATATAAAAAATGCAGTGGACGCGGAGGATAAGGACTACATAGATGTCCGTCCGACTAAAATTGCAGCTCGCATCTTAGGAGAAATGGAACAACTAGGATTTAAGTTGAGAAAAGCAGAGTGTGAGCAGGCATCTAGAAAAATGCGCAGTCGACACCCGTTTGTTCAGGAGTTTGAGTTTATTCCAACAAGTGGTGTTTTCCGAGGACGTTTAGATGAATTGGACGTAGTGTTCCTTTCGCAATCAGAACAGTCTGCAGACCTACTGTTGGAAGTAGACCGAAAAGCAAGAGGATTTGGAGGGTTTCTAGCAGAGGCGCTTGAAATGGATGAAAGCCAAATCAG
- the dapA gene encoding 4-hydroxy-tetrahydrodipicolinate synthase, producing MNFGQILTAMVTPFDEHGEIDFQATKNLINYLIANGTDGLVVSGTTGESPTLTEQEKINLFKFTVEVVNGRIPVIAGTGSNNTRESIELTKLAEDVGVDGIMLVSPYYNNPSQEGLYQHFKTIAEVTSLPIILYNIPGRSVVNIAAETVIRLSKTPNIVAIKEASGNLDAMVEIINHTPEGFSLYSGDDGLTIPILSIGGIGVISVASHVLGNEMQTMIGHFKSGNIQEAAREHRRLLPMMKALFAAPNPSPVKAALNLNGIPVGGVRLPMIPLNDEQLRTLQQVLNIQEKVTS from the coding sequence ATGAATTTCGGACAAATTTTAACTGCTATGGTGACTCCTTTTGATGAACATGGTGAAATTGATTTTCAAGCTACAAAAAATCTAATTAATTATTTAATCGCTAATGGAACAGATGGCTTAGTGGTATCTGGTACAACAGGAGAGTCTCCGACGTTAACAGAACAAGAAAAGATCAATTTGTTCAAGTTTACAGTGGAAGTTGTGAATGGTAGAATTCCGGTAATCGCGGGTACAGGCTCAAACAACACAAGAGAATCAATTGAACTAACGAAACTGGCAGAAGATGTAGGTGTCGACGGCATTATGCTCGTTTCCCCATACTATAACAACCCATCCCAAGAAGGATTATATCAACACTTTAAGACAATTGCAGAAGTTACATCATTGCCGATTATTCTGTATAACATTCCCGGACGCAGTGTTGTCAACATAGCTGCCGAAACAGTTATTCGCCTTTCAAAAACACCAAATATCGTTGCTATTAAAGAGGCAAGCGGTAATTTAGATGCGATGGTCGAAATTATAAATCATACACCTGAAGGTTTTTCGTTGTATAGCGGTGATGATGGTTTAACGATTCCAATACTATCGATTGGTGGAATAGGTGTCATTTCTGTTGCATCCCATGTTTTAGGCAATGAAATGCAAACGATGATTGGGCATTTCAAAAGTGGTAATATCCAAGAGGCAGCCAGGGAACACCGTAGACTACTGCCAATGATGAAAGCACTTTTTGCTGCTCCAAATCCATCACCTGTAAAAGCAGCTTTGAATTTAAATGGAATCCCTGTCGGTGGTGTTCGCTTACCTATGATTCCTTTGAACGATGAACAACTAAGAACACTGCAGCAAGTATTAAATATCCAAGAAAAAGTAACTTCCTAA
- a CDS encoding MFS transporter yields the protein MDYRKKTVVASVTGLTLEGMDIMFISFAMTMIIAEFHVDLATGGMISSITNIGMLVGGIVFGILADKYGRVKVFTYTVILFAIGTALTGIATSIEQVFVFRFIAGIGAGGEYGIGMALVAEAWPKNKQGRASSYVSVGAQYGVILAALLSAIILPTLGWRALFFVGVVPVIFAFIVRKNLDESPEWLAAQKNKKTVNKAEKGKLVQLFETPRITFTTLSLIVMATVQIAGYNGLMIWLPSMLQQSQGLSVSSSALWTISTAVGMIIGMLTFGRFLDRFGAKYAFGVFLIASAFAVFLYAYATGSMGLLIGGAIVGFFSNGMFAGYGALIGSLYPVQIRSTATNTIFNCGRAIGGFSPILVGYILQSYDMKVAMLYLAGLYCISFIVMMTLKKSDLGNVSETI from the coding sequence ATGGATTATCGCAAAAAAACCGTGGTTGCGTCGGTAACAGGTTTAACATTAGAAGGTATGGACATCATGTTCATCTCATTTGCTATGACAATGATTATTGCAGAATTTCACGTTGATTTAGCAACTGGAGGAATGATTTCTTCCATTACCAATATTGGTATGTTAGTAGGTGGAATTGTTTTCGGGATTTTAGCAGATAAATATGGGCGGGTAAAAGTTTTTACCTATACCGTAATATTGTTTGCAATAGGCACCGCTTTAACTGGAATAGCTACGAGTATAGAACAAGTTTTTGTTTTTAGATTCATTGCAGGAATAGGTGCTGGAGGAGAATATGGGATTGGTATGGCGCTTGTTGCAGAGGCCTGGCCGAAAAATAAACAAGGGAGAGCATCGTCATATGTCAGTGTAGGTGCTCAATATGGTGTTATTTTAGCAGCATTACTAAGTGCAATTATTCTGCCTACTTTAGGCTGGAGAGCATTGTTTTTTGTTGGTGTGGTCCCTGTTATTTTTGCCTTTATTGTACGGAAGAATCTAGATGAATCTCCAGAGTGGCTAGCTGCTCAAAAGAATAAAAAAACAGTTAACAAAGCTGAAAAGGGTAAGTTGGTTCAATTGTTTGAAACGCCTCGAATCACATTTACTACACTATCTTTAATCGTAATGGCAACTGTTCAAATTGCCGGATATAACGGGTTAATGATTTGGTTGCCGTCTATGTTGCAACAATCACAAGGTTTATCTGTTTCAAGCTCTGCTCTTTGGACAATTAGTACAGCAGTTGGCATGATAATCGGTATGTTAACATTTGGACGATTCCTGGATCGATTTGGAGCAAAATATGCCTTTGGAGTATTCCTTATTGCTTCTGCATTTGCTGTGTTTTTATACGCCTACGCAACTGGAAGTATGGGTCTATTAATAGGTGGTGCAATTGTCGGATTCTTCTCAAATGGAATGTTTGCCGGGTATGGGGCGTTAATTGGTAGTCTTTATCCCGTTCAGATTCGAAGTACGGCAACTAACACGATATTTAACTGCGGTAGAGCGATAGGAGGATTCTCACCAATCCTAGTTGGTTATATTCTACAAAGTTATGATATGAAAGTCGCGATGCTCTACTTAGCAGGCTTATATTGTATATCCTTTATTGTTATGATGACGCTGAAAAAAAGTGATCTAGGGAATGTGAGTGAAACTATATAA
- a CDS encoding cytochrome ubiquinol oxidase subunit I, whose amino-acid sequence MGNEEAVFFSRVLTETTLSFHIIYATIGVGVPLMIMIAQWVGIKKNDDHYILLARRWARGFIITVAVGVVTGTAIGLQLSLLWPNFMELAGNVIALPLFMETFAFFFEAIFLGIYLYTWDRFENQKKHFLLLIPVAVGASFSAVFITIVNAFMNAPRGFDIVNGEFVNVNPLLAMFNPAMPTKVAHVVATSYMTAAFVLAAIAAFRLLKGSNHEYHKKALYLTMKVGLVFAIASAIIGDFSGKYLAEYQPEKLAAAEWHLETSENAPLIMYGILKDGEVKYAIKIPYALSFLAHGSFTQEVAGLDQFPEDEVPPLYIHYLFDIMVSIGIWMTLLSGVFWLGVQRGWKMVSTKWFRWLIVLGGPLTIVAIEAGWWLAEVGRQPWILRGIMRTQDAATTSGHVDSMLILFCLLYLILGVGSVVVLRRMFRNNPVEREIEDRDSEKGGDVL is encoded by the coding sequence ATGGGAAATGAAGAAGCAGTTTTTTTTTCAAGGGTCTTAACCGAAACGACGTTATCATTCCATATTATTTATGCAACAATCGGCGTCGGTGTACCGCTAATGATTATGATTGCACAATGGGTCGGCATCAAGAAAAACGATGATCACTATATTTTACTTGCACGACGTTGGGCACGAGGTTTTATCATTACAGTTGCCGTTGGTGTCGTAACAGGAACAGCCATCGGTTTACAGCTATCCTTATTATGGCCTAATTTCATGGAACTTGCAGGGAATGTCATTGCACTTCCGTTATTTATGGAGACGTTTGCATTCTTTTTCGAAGCAATTTTCCTCGGTATTTACTTATATACATGGGATCGATTTGAAAACCAGAAGAAACATTTTCTGTTACTCATTCCGGTTGCCGTCGGAGCATCCTTTTCTGCGGTGTTCATCACAATCGTTAACGCATTTATGAATGCACCAAGAGGATTTGATATCGTAAACGGTGAATTTGTTAACGTCAATCCGCTTCTTGCAATGTTCAATCCTGCAATGCCGACGAAAGTGGCGCATGTTGTTGCGACGTCGTATATGACAGCTGCTTTTGTACTTGCAGCGATTGCTGCGTTCCGCCTATTGAAAGGTTCGAATCATGAGTACCACAAAAAAGCCCTTTATCTTACTATGAAAGTCGGTCTTGTATTTGCAATTGCTTCAGCAATTATCGGTGACTTCTCAGGGAAATATTTAGCGGAGTATCAGCCAGAGAAATTGGCTGCAGCTGAATGGCATCTTGAAACGAGTGAAAATGCACCGCTGATAATGTACGGCATTCTTAAAGATGGAGAAGTTAAATATGCCATCAAAATACCGTATGCATTATCATTCCTTGCACACGGCAGTTTTACACAAGAAGTGGCTGGTCTGGATCAATTCCCTGAGGATGAAGTTCCGCCCCTTTACATCCATTACTTATTCGACATAATGGTGTCAATCGGAATTTGGATGACCCTTCTTTCGGGTGTATTTTGGTTAGGTGTTCAGCGAGGCTGGAAAATGGTTTCTACGAAATGGTTCCGCTGGCTGATCGTACTCGGCGGTCCACTAACAATAGTAGCGATAGAGGCAGGCTGGTGGCTTGCAGAAGTCGGTAGACAGCCATGGATTTTGCGAGGTATCATGCGGACGCAGGATGCTGCTACGACGAGCGGACATGTTGACTCGATGCTTATCTTATTCTGCCTGCTTTATCTTATTCTAGGAGTAGGTAGTGTAGTTGTATTGCGAAGAATGTTCCGCAACAATCCAGTTGAACGTGAAATTGAAGATCGTGATTCGGAGAAAGGCGGCGACGTGCTATGA
- a CDS encoding NUDIX domain-containing protein translates to MELKRKVLAYITKGENTEREILVFEHKDNPDAGLQVPGGTIEEDELLLDALYREIEEETGIQRSDLELKGKVNKTNYFPEHKNVVYERNIFHLVFIGEGHVSWEHRVFGGGEDDGLTFCHRWVPINELPELAANQDQAIEFI, encoded by the coding sequence ATGGAATTGAAAAGAAAAGTATTAGCTTATATTACAAAAGGTGAAAATACCGAACGTGAAATTCTTGTGTTCGAGCATAAAGATAATCCTGACGCTGGCTTGCAGGTCCCTGGTGGTACAATCGAAGAGGACGAGTTATTGTTAGATGCATTATATCGAGAAATTGAAGAAGAAACAGGCATACAGCGCAGTGATTTAGAGTTAAAAGGGAAAGTGAATAAAACAAACTATTTTCCTGAACATAAGAATGTCGTATATGAAAGAAATATCTTTCACCTTGTATTTATCGGCGAAGGACATGTCAGCTGGGAGCACCGTGTATTCGGAGGCGGCGAAGACGACGGTTTGACATTTTGCCATCGCTGGGTACCCATCAACGAGCTGCCAGAACTTGCTGCCAATCAAGACCAGGCAATTGAATTTATATAA
- the rlmD gene encoding 23S rRNA (uracil(1939)-C(5))-methyltransferase RlmD, producing the protein MSYSVNRNDRLNVYVEDLTHDGSGVAKVDGYPLFIPGALPGEEVDIQVGKTLKNYGFARMLNITKASPDRVKPPCNVFSECGGCQMQHLSYEGQLVQKRKTVRDVMDRIAKLPDVPVHPVKGMDDPWRYRNKSQIPFSERDGKVISGFYKSRTHHIVDTDICLIQSHEADDLMAMLKYELHAIGVDAYDEKTHLGLLRHLIVRTGRTSGEVMVILVTRKKKFTQKVAAIELIKRVIPNVTSIMQNFNTERTNVIFGEETVLLYGKPVIVDSIGDIDFEISARSFYQVNPEQTEVLYGQALEYAQLTGNESVIDAYCGIGTISLFIAQKAKEVYGVEIVPEAIEDAKRNAELNGIKNAHFEAGPAEVVIPKWYADGKRFDVLVVDPPRKGCDEELLKTILEYKPKRVVYVSCNPGTLARDLRILEDGGYRTQEVQPVDMFPHSSHVECVAWLELSL; encoded by the coding sequence ATGTCATATAGTGTAAATAGAAACGACCGCCTCAACGTCTACGTAGAAGATTTGACGCATGATGGCTCGGGCGTAGCAAAAGTAGATGGCTATCCGCTATTCATCCCAGGTGCGCTGCCAGGTGAAGAGGTTGATATACAAGTAGGTAAAACATTGAAAAATTACGGCTTTGCTAGGATGTTAAACATAACAAAAGCATCCCCTGACCGTGTAAAACCACCTTGCAATGTGTTCTCAGAATGCGGTGGATGCCAGATGCAGCACTTGTCTTACGAAGGCCAACTGGTTCAAAAACGTAAAACGGTCCGCGATGTTATGGACCGTATCGCGAAATTGCCGGATGTGCCGGTGCACCCCGTGAAAGGGATGGACGATCCTTGGCGCTACCGCAATAAATCACAAATACCTTTCAGCGAGCGAGACGGTAAAGTCATTTCCGGCTTTTACAAATCACGTACACATCACATTGTTGACACTGACATCTGTCTCATCCAAAGTCACGAGGCAGACGATCTGATGGCAATGTTGAAATATGAACTGCATGCAATCGGCGTTGATGCCTATGACGAGAAAACTCACTTAGGCTTGTTACGGCACTTAATTGTCCGCACTGGACGAACCTCAGGTGAAGTGATGGTTATTTTAGTAACGCGCAAAAAGAAATTTACGCAGAAAGTTGCAGCCATAGAACTTATTAAACGCGTTATTCCGAATGTAACATCCATTATGCAAAACTTTAATACCGAGAGAACGAATGTGATTTTCGGAGAAGAAACTGTTTTGCTATACGGAAAACCAGTTATTGTCGATTCAATTGGCGATATCGATTTTGAAATTTCTGCACGCTCTTTCTATCAAGTGAATCCTGAACAGACAGAGGTGCTTTATGGACAGGCACTCGAATATGCACAGTTGACAGGAAACGAATCCGTCATCGATGCGTATTGTGGTATCGGTACAATCTCGCTGTTCATCGCACAAAAAGCGAAAGAAGTGTACGGTGTTGAAATTGTTCCTGAAGCAATCGAAGATGCCAAACGCAACGCGGAATTGAATGGCATCAAAAACGCTCACTTTGAAGCAGGTCCTGCGGAAGTCGTCATTCCAAAATGGTATGCAGACGGCAAACGATTCGATGTTTTAGTCGTCGATCCACCGCGTAAAGGCTGCGATGAAGAACTGTTGAAAACGATTTTGGAATACAAGCCGAAGCGTGTTGTTTATGTATCATGTAATCCTGGTACGCTTGCGCGTGATTTACGCATACTTGAAGATGGTGGCTATCGTACCCAAGAGGTGCAACCGGTGGATATGTTCCCGCATAGTAGTCACGTCGAGTGTGTTGCGTGGTTGGAGCTAAGTTTGTAA